The window gtcaaaaaattAATCGTCCATTGTTTTAAAACAGACCGAGGAGTTTATAGGAAAACTTTGGAATTCCTCTAGGTATGTTTGTTGTGTGTAAAGTGTGAAAGAGGAGCGGTGAATATTTTAGCCAAAGTAAATGCCCTTTAATGGTAAATCCAAATCTTCTCAATATACTCAAATAGTAATCTTATGACACCATTTTTAGAAATATCAGTAGACAACCAAACAAAATTGCATATGATACTGATTTGACTGTGACACTTATTATTATAGTTGgttgatgaaaatatttatgaacTTCCAATCCTACTGACATATGTGCTACTTAATAAGCTTCTCATTCCTCTAGTTAAAAAGAGTTCTTGCTTGACTACTGTTTGGGGACATAGTTAGTGCTTGATAATAACATGAATATCGAGGGAAGATTGGCAGAGGACTCGAGGGCTGCTGCTAAAGGCAGCAGGCTTGAGTTTGCATTACAAGTTCTTCGAGGCCGATGGCTCGCACTTTTTGCATCCTTAACAATTTTGGCTGGTGTAGGTGGTGGCTATATCTTTGGGATTTATTCCAAGGAGATCAAAGCTTCTTTAGGCTATGATCAGACAACACTTAATCTGATTGGATTCTTCAAGGATCTTGGCGGAAGTGTTGGGCTATTTTCGGGCTTGATTGCAGAGGTAACTCCAGTTTGGTTTGTTCTTCTAATCGGCTGGTCTCTGAATTTTGTGGGCTACTTTGTGATATGGCTTGCGGTTTCGGGAAAAATAGCAAAGCCAAAAGTGTGGCAAATGTGTACTTACATGTGCATTGCAGCCAATTCTCTCAATTTTGCAAACACGGGAGCTCTTGTCACTTGTGTGAAAAATTTTCCTGAGAATCGCGGGGTTTTGTTAGGTCTCTTGAAGGGATTTGCGGGACTAAGTGGAGCTATCATGACACAAATTTACTTGGCCCTTTATGGGAATGATCCTCAGTCTCTCATCCTCCTGATTGCATGGTTTCCGGCTGCACTATCACTGGTTTTTGTCTATACAGTCCGGACCATTAAAACGGGTACGCAGCCAAATGAGGTCAGAGTTCTGTACCAGTTCCTATATGTATCAATTGCATTAGCTTGTTTTATCATGGTCATGACCATAACTCAAAAACTAGTACCTAATTTTCCGCCAATTGCTTATGATGCAAGTGCTACTTTAGTTTGTGGTCTACTATTCTTCCCTCTTTTTATTGTGTACCGAGAAGAGTTGCATCTCTGGAACCAAAACAGAATTCCTAGTAGTCCTAAAAATGAAAAGATCGAGATTCCAGCACAATCCACTCCAAGATCAGAAGAAATGGAAAGAAAATCCTGTTTCTCTAATATTCTTGATAAGCCACCAAGAGGAGAAGACTACACAATTTTACAAGCAATATTCAGTGTAGACATGTTAATTTTGCTAATTTCAACAGCTTGTGGACTTGGCTCTGGCTTAACTTTAATTGATAACTTGGGTCAAATTGGAGAGTCACTAGGATATCCGACACAAACGATTAATACATTTGTATCGCTAGTAAACGTATGGAGCTACTTTGGAAGGATATCTGCTGGTCTGCTCTCGGAAAAACTtctaattaaattcaaatttcccaGGCCTCTTATGATTACAATCTGCCTCTTCTTAATATGTGTCGGTCACCTCCTTGTGGCCTTCCCTGTTCCGGGCTCAGTGTATTTGGCATCCGTAATTATTGGTTTCTCATTTGGAGCGCAGTATCTATTATTCAATGCTATAATATCTGAGCTCTTTGGTCTTAAGTACTTTGCTACATTGTTCAATTTTGGCGGGTTGGCCATTCCAGTGGGTTCGTACTTGTTAAACGTGAGGATTACTGGAGTCATGTATGATCATGAAGCAATGAAAGATCTTGCTCGGAAAAATATGCACAGATCATCAGGTGAGGAACTGACATGTATTGGAGCTCATTGTTACAGGAAATCTTTCAGTATTTTGGCAGCTGCTGCATGTTTTGGAGCTTTTTCTTCGTTGGTTTTGGTCTTCAGAACTCGAGAGTATTACAAAGGGGACATATACAAGAAGTTTGGAAAAGAAACTGAAGCACAAGAAGAGTAACTACAAATTAGATTACCTTTGTTTGCTGTTTAATTTTATCGACGACATATGTTCGTTAGTGCAATATTATGCAAGTCTTTGAAATTCTATACATAGTATAGCGGCGCAGATCGTTGCACAATACTATGTAAGACTTTGGAATTCTATACATAAAGTTTGGCGGCGCAGATCATTGCACGTTTGCGCTCTATTGTGATGTAATTGTCCGTTATGATTGTCGTTGTATCTTCATGAACTTAGAATCATGATTTGTCGTTTTATCTTGATGAACCGAGaatcatgttt of the Daucus carota subsp. sativus chromosome 4, DH1 v3.0, whole genome shotgun sequence genome contains:
- the LOC108218103 gene encoding protein NUCLEAR FUSION DEFECTIVE 4 — translated: MNIEGRLAEDSRAAAKGSRLEFALQVLRGRWLALFASLTILAGVGGGYIFGIYSKEIKASLGYDQTTLNLIGFFKDLGGSVGLFSGLIAEVTPVWFVLLIGWSLNFVGYFVIWLAVSGKIAKPKVWQMCTYMCIAANSLNFANTGALVTCVKNFPENRGVLLGLLKGFAGLSGAIMTQIYLALYGNDPQSLILLIAWFPAALSLVFVYTVRTIKTGTQPNEVRVLYQFLYVSIALACFIMVMTITQKLVPNFPPIAYDASATLVCGLLFFPLFIVYREELHLWNQNRIPSSPKNEKIEIPAQSTPRSEEMERKSCFSNILDKPPRGEDYTILQAIFSVDMLILLISTACGLGSGLTLIDNLGQIGESLGYPTQTINTFVSLVNVWSYFGRISAGLLSEKLLIKFKFPRPLMITICLFLICVGHLLVAFPVPGSVYLASVIIGFSFGAQYLLFNAIISELFGLKYFATLFNFGGLAIPVGSYLLNVRITGVMYDHEAMKDLARKNMHRSSGEELTCIGAHCYRKSFSILAAAACFGAFSSLVLVFRTREYYKGDIYKKFGKETEAQEE